A portion of the Calothrix sp. 336/3 genome contains these proteins:
- a CDS encoding HEAT repeat domain-containing protein, giving the protein MYDEDDLSLLDVEVELASPLDQMEALTDESELPQVDPEEMLPLLEHPEPQQRMLAARAFCDIEDARAIPHLIRLLNDTCPLVRVSAAYGIGRNPSLDAVEPLIEQLSRDLNGYVRKGVVWALGNCRDRQSLAPLADALRTDIPAVRLWAASALAQMAGVGYDVVVGAIPPLIEALVQDSVAAVRSNSAWAIGQLCKELPSNVVYATAIDALIQAFAEDKDLGVREDAKSAILGVGDPRGLQLIETLEQEGWF; this is encoded by the coding sequence ATGTATGATGAAGATGACCTAAGTTTACTTGATGTCGAGGTGGAACTCGCAAGCCCTTTGGATCAGATGGAAGCTCTGACTGATGAGTCAGAATTGCCACAAGTGGATCCAGAGGAGATGCTGCCATTGTTGGAACACCCGGAACCCCAGCAAAGAATGCTGGCGGCGCGTGCTTTTTGCGACATTGAAGACGCAAGAGCCATCCCCCATTTAATTCGTTTATTGAATGACACTTGCCCTTTAGTACGGGTGAGTGCCGCCTATGGTATTGGCAGAAATCCCAGTCTGGATGCTGTAGAGCCTTTAATTGAGCAGCTCAGCCGTGATTTGAACGGTTATGTGCGTAAAGGTGTAGTTTGGGCGTTGGGAAACTGCCGCGATCGCCAAAGTCTTGCCCCCCTTGCTGATGCCTTGAGAACCGATATCCCCGCAGTCAGATTATGGGCAGCTAGCGCCCTCGCTCAAATGGCTGGAGTGGGTTACGATGTTGTAGTTGGAGCCATTCCCCCGTTAATTGAAGCCTTAGTACAAGATTCTGTGGCAGCAGTTCGCAGTAATAGTGCTTGGGCAATTGGGCAATTGTGTAAAGAATTACCCTCCAATGTCGTTTATGCTACAGCCATCGATGCCCTGATTCAAGCTTTTGCTGAGGATAAAGATTTAGGAGTCAGGGAAGATGCAAAATCGGCAATTTTGGGTGTTGGTGATCCTAGGGGTTTACAGCTAATTGAAACTTTGGAACAGGAAGGATGGTTCTAA
- a CDS encoding ABC transporter permease, which produces MTSTRVSLESSLNWLYQFFTSETFLYVTKRVLQALLTLLLASALSFFIMQLAPGDYVSSLEANPRISKERIDELRRQFGLDKSWLEQYILWIINILTKGDFGTSFSYNRSVASLLWERVPATLLMAVTSLVATWAIAIPLGIIAAVRQNQFIGKFLLVISYIGQGFPSFITALFLLFFAQITTPLFPVGGMTSIDHSDLTGFGKFLDVAWHLVLPTIALSVTSFAGLQRITRGELLDVLRQDYIQTARAKGLPENRVIYVHALRNAINPLITLLGFELAGLLSGAFITEFFFNWPGLGRLTLQALNNQDVPLAMASLMMGAVLLIIGNLIADLLLKVADPRIKLDSLN; this is translated from the coding sequence ATGACATCTACTAGAGTTTCTTTAGAGAGTAGCCTCAATTGGTTGTACCAATTTTTTACTAGTGAAACGTTTTTATATGTAACAAAGCGAGTATTACAAGCACTGTTAACTTTGTTATTGGCATCAGCCTTATCTTTTTTCATTATGCAGCTAGCTCCGGGGGATTATGTGAGTTCCTTGGAGGCAAATCCGCGAATTTCTAAGGAAAGAATTGATGAGTTGCGTCGGCAGTTTGGTTTAGATAAATCCTGGTTAGAACAGTATATATTGTGGATTATTAATATTCTGACTAAGGGGGATTTCGGTACCAGTTTTTCCTATAACCGTTCCGTTGCCTCTTTGTTATGGGAAAGAGTACCTGCCACACTCCTGATGGCAGTAACATCTCTGGTTGCGACTTGGGCGATCGCCATTCCCCTAGGTATCATTGCCGCAGTCCGACAAAATCAATTTATTGGTAAATTTTTATTAGTTATCAGTTATATCGGGCAAGGTTTCCCCAGCTTTATAACTGCCCTCTTCCTGCTATTTTTTGCCCAAATTACCACTCCCTTGTTTCCTGTGGGTGGCATGACTAGTATTGACCATAGTGACTTAACGGGATTTGGTAAATTTTTAGACGTGGCTTGGCATTTAGTTCTACCTACTATTGCCCTGAGTGTCACCAGTTTTGCTGGCTTACAACGTATCACTCGTGGTGAATTATTAGACGTATTGCGCCAAGATTACATTCAAACCGCACGGGCTAAAGGTTTACCCGAAAATCGCGTTATCTACGTCCATGCCCTTCGTAACGCCATTAACCCCTTAATTACACTCCTAGGTTTTGAATTAGCAGGTTTACTCAGTGGAGCGTTTATCACCGAATTCTTCTTCAACTGGCCCGGTTTAGGTAGATTAACTCTGCAAGCTTTAAATAATCAAGACGTACCCTTAGCCATGGCAAGCTTAATGATGGGTGCGGTGTTGTTAATTATTGGTAATTTAATTGCAGATTTATTGCTCAAAGTGGCTGACCCACGGATTAAGTTAGATAGTTTAAATTAG
- a CDS encoding NACHT domain-containing NTPase: MVKRSLQVSAEGIKKAKAAFKNKGWTQEYLASEVGLETRQPIWKFFTGKPIDRHFFYEICFALEINPEEIMENSVYQNTESLDELETEADAIDKIIQKTRQKYSEKIQGQCGILHFLDVPRPIKLNDIYVDVNILEEINSQRWVEFNDLQASGVNYLGDNQTFHGSPEPIPSQLVIEKYAKLVVLGKPGSGKTTFLQFIALHCIQGFLLAHYLPIFISLKNFAEDTEHEKINLLHYINHEVSKYNSPSENDIIWEEGRYLLLLDGLDEVPQSEIDRVIKDIRYLSDNFYKNRIIITSRLATLNYNFRGFTEVEIANFSPSQISAFAEKWFLACTKNSQKAAKMQTVDFIQKLNLPENQQIKELAITPILLNLTCLVFHYLGDFPKQRSQLYHQGVELLLVRWDETRGIKRDNTYRHLSLANKLKLLSYLAHSTFQKSEYFFTINKLQQLISNFLETRLAITSQNTHELELDTFAIVKAIESQHGLLLEQARGIYTFSHLTFQEYFTAREIVNSQNIQTELVSHLWEKRWREIFLLAAEMLPSLNDLLRLMQLEIAQKIQSNEKLLIILNWIREKASSISIKSIYRQAAIRAFYFNLCLPPDNRLYRNQNLALLLDNRLANNLDVDLSLDLASIHALAVAMTIQSEIFHQRLSTLLLTLELDKLILDNPDYLAALHNLKHQLPSTDKNKSSLQLWWQNHGEDWINKLRNLMIEYRQIGYNWHLDSRDLEVITSYWESQQLLINCCGNISDDSASDILNQILFTAENNFC, encoded by the coding sequence ATGGTGAAGCGATCGCTACAAGTTTCAGCAGAAGGAATCAAAAAAGCCAAAGCTGCATTTAAAAATAAGGGTTGGACGCAAGAGTATCTAGCAAGTGAGGTGGGGTTAGAAACTCGTCAGCCTATCTGGAAATTTTTCACGGGTAAACCCATAGATCGCCATTTCTTCTATGAAATTTGCTTTGCCCTAGAAATCAACCCTGAAGAAATTATGGAAAATTCTGTATACCAGAATACAGAATCCCTAGATGAATTAGAAACAGAAGCTGATGCCATAGATAAGATTATTCAGAAAACACGTCAAAAATATTCAGAAAAAATCCAAGGTCAATGCGGAATTCTACATTTTCTGGATGTACCTAGACCAATCAAATTAAATGATATTTATGTTGATGTCAATATTCTGGAAGAAATCAATAGCCAACGTTGGGTAGAATTTAACGATTTACAAGCCTCTGGAGTCAATTATTTAGGAGATAATCAGACTTTCCATGGTTCTCCAGAACCAATACCCAGCCAATTGGTTATTGAAAAATATGCGAAATTAGTAGTTTTAGGAAAACCAGGCTCTGGTAAAACAACTTTTCTGCAATTTATTGCCCTTCACTGTATACAAGGATTTCTGTTAGCCCATTATCTCCCAATTTTTATTAGTTTAAAAAACTTTGCGGAGGATACAGAGCACGAAAAAATTAACCTATTGCATTATATTAATCACGAAGTATCAAAATATAATTCTCCCAGTGAAAATGATATTATCTGGGAAGAGGGTAGATATTTACTACTTCTTGATGGTTTAGATGAAGTTCCTCAATCTGAAATTGACCGAGTTATTAAAGATATTCGTTATCTATCAGATAATTTTTACAAAAATCGTATTATTATTACCAGTAGATTGGCTACTCTAAATTATAATTTTAGAGGTTTTACAGAGGTAGAAATTGCCAATTTTTCACCATCACAAATCTCTGCTTTTGCTGAAAAATGGTTTTTGGCTTGTACCAAAAATTCCCAGAAAGCAGCTAAAATGCAAACGGTTGATTTTATTCAAAAACTCAACTTACCCGAAAATCAGCAAATAAAAGAATTAGCGATTACACCAATTTTATTAAATTTAACTTGCTTAGTATTTCATTATTTAGGAGATTTTCCTAAGCAGCGATCGCAACTATATCATCAAGGTGTAGAATTACTACTTGTGCGTTGGGATGAGACAAGGGGTATTAAGCGTGACAACACCTATCGTCATCTTTCTTTAGCAAATAAATTAAAGCTACTCAGTTATCTTGCCCATAGCACTTTTCAAAAAAGTGAGTATTTTTTTACAATCAATAAACTTCAGCAACTGATTAGTAATTTTTTAGAGACTCGTCTGGCTATTACATCCCAGAATACCCATGAATTAGAGCTAGATACTTTTGCGATCGTCAAAGCGATAGAATCCCAACATGGTTTGTTATTAGAGCAAGCTAGAGGGATTTATACGTTTTCCCATTTAACTTTTCAAGAATATTTCACAGCACGGGAAATAGTTAATAGCCAAAATATCCAGACTGAGTTAGTTAGTCACCTCTGGGAAAAACGCTGGCGAGAAATATTCTTGCTTGCCGCAGAAATGCTCCCCTCCCTGAATGACTTACTGCGGCTTATGCAATTAGAAATTGCCCAAAAGATTCAATCTAATGAAAAATTACTCATCATCTTAAATTGGATTAGAGAAAAAGCATCATCGATATCAATTAAAAGCATATATCGTCAGGCAGCAATTAGGGCTTTTTACTTTAACCTTTGCCTTCCTCCAGACAATCGTCTATATCGTAATCAAAATTTAGCTCTATTATTAGATAATCGATTAGCAAATAATTTAGATGTAGATTTATCTCTAGATTTAGCTTCAATCCATGCTTTGGCTGTGGCGATGACTATTCAATCAGAGATATTTCATCAACGCTTATCGACACTACTTTTAACATTAGAATTAGATAAGCTCATACTAGATAATCCAGATTATTTAGCTGCTTTGCACAACTTAAAACATCAATTACCCAGCACCGATAAAAACAAATCTTCACTACAATTATGGTGGCAAAACCATGGTGAAGACTGGATCAATAAACTCAGAAATTTGATGATAGAGTATCGTCAAATTGGTTACAACTGGCATCTAGATTCCCGAGATTTAGAAGTGATTACGAGTTATTGGGAAAGTCAACAATTACTAATTAACTGTTGTGGAAATATATCTGATGACAGTGCATCTGATATTCTCAATCAGATACTTTTTACCGCCGAGAATAATTTCTGCTGA